A portion of the Candidatus Cloacimonadota bacterium genome contains these proteins:
- a CDS encoding 23S rRNA (pseudouridine(1915)-N(3))-methyltransferase RlmH produces the protein MKIRIIQLGKDKDSWLTVAISEYLKRIKPYCKLDIVQLPDVSIKETGNKDLVIKKEGQEVLSRIETGDYLVLLDEKGTMKTSLDFSQFLTNISIGKRIVFVIGGVYGSSDELKASADVCLSLSSLTFTHRIARLVLIEQIYRAMMIKNGRQYHIE, from the coding sequence ATGAAGATCAGAATCATACAGCTGGGCAAAGACAAAGACAGCTGGCTGACGGTAGCTATTTCGGAGTACCTGAAGAGAATAAAGCCATACTGCAAATTGGATATCGTGCAACTGCCCGATGTTAGCATCAAAGAAACCGGAAATAAAGATTTAGTAATCAAGAAAGAAGGACAAGAAGTGTTATCTAGAATCGAGACCGGAGATTATCTGGTATTGTTGGATGAGAAAGGTACAATGAAAACTTCTCTTGATTTTTCGCAGTTTCTGACTAATATATCTATCGGTAAACGTATTGTTTTTGTGATTGGTGGAGTATATGGCAGCAGCGACGAGCTGAAAGCCTCTGCCGATGTTTGTCTTAGTTTGTCGAGCCTCACCTTCACTCATCGAATTGCACGCTTGGTTCTGATCGAGCAAATATATCGTGCCATGATGATCAAGAATGGCCGACAGTATCATATAGAATGA
- the porU gene encoding type IX secretion system sortase PorU — translation MKRIILALSMLFSIIWMQASITVVDQSSDEITLDFILDDYDIAEGPDFSSLRYREGAYPEIPGSPSIPTLEFKIGVPSDGSASATIISSTKTRISLNKRIKPVPTPISSEGISDYLYEINESLYTTYEQSALYSVGLHSFRDHPYMVFIINPFIYDGNLGLEVIKTARINVQIAGNTDQKGILRSDHMSDVFFNQVLNKDNAKYWLKTYRTDVQYADFSQSPWWAKIEVDKTGMFRINRSQLSDFLLEDIDPRSFRLFGTTGQYQDQTEIMPGDRFSEIPIQVVGADDGSFDASDYIVFYGEDRTGYVKNSILQTSDQSIYHNPYSHNGIYWLSFAGNFPSPPLRIQQDDVVFAYNDSTDYHTANVHIEQESYRPSITGYTWYMARMNGNTTMDYSFDIDLPDLDPSIDQQLIMRMRQDSGTGAVTNQISVYVNGNLVPSSETNTNVHTWYGSTIFKFSRSTQYFVAGSNTITIRVIRNSSNNINLDYYSVSYARKLIKKNEQYTVNAVENNFMLPVKYIFNGYASDITVYKVMPGNNISNINIMPESDSFHFITRSNADTKFYVSRPAELYSPASITVLEPKDLTAPKDPVESVIVVPEEFAGKAEELAEMYRQNWGMATRVVLQSDIMNQFNGGYPDPMAIRQFLRYLYHNLPEPKIRSLTLLGMGTMDWRNYSRVAAGKNKVMIFQHPTNYITSDDYFGMLTNLNHPEIAIGRYPVSTLSDLNIMMENFRRYTQEPKPGLWRNSLLFLADDNVNGTNTMDWQHTRDMQSLSTFINPQVLNTKIFAAEYDTDEFLNKPRVRDEMFEEINEGKLIWYYIGHGSFDTLGMQNYFTGSTDIGKFRNPDMLPLFIAASCEISAFDHWSYESLGQKTILVNNGGAIASVAATRKSFPDPNNDLMELFIPNMTNSRMPLGTALTAAKTTYTQSVNNDAMYIILGDPNLYTVPPQSIPSIRPISGGKDKNLFHSRQHASFSGHMNEKGISGEALFKAYNSDSEYTFAGIDISKKGNPIFNGSVTVKESSFHGGFWVPDDVLSGNSGLVLSYLWDNASNTDYISYYHPLNLSDEVLPDSMPNEAPPAIDIFLGSYDFRAGDTVNTSPVLYAKIADSNGINVTGSAGHNILLVIDNSLQPLVVTGYFTYDVDSAVSGTLTFPMPTLDEGPHTIQLIAFDNFNLPSVATTHFIAKDSGPISLQNLLIYPNPMKKDAHITFIISESAEVTVEIFTMSGRRIRRIETTAQQGFNKIPFDGRDQFNDKLANNTYFFRVKAKTQDGKSTEARDRFVVYK, via the coding sequence ATGAAACGGATCATTTTAGCACTGAGTATGTTGTTCTCCATTATATGGATGCAAGCAAGCATCACAGTGGTAGATCAAAGCAGCGATGAAATAACCTTGGATTTTATCCTCGATGACTACGATATTGCGGAGGGCCCAGACTTCAGTTCCCTACGCTATCGCGAAGGAGCTTATCCGGAGATACCCGGCTCTCCTTCCATACCGACTCTGGAATTCAAGATAGGCGTTCCTTCAGATGGCAGCGCCAGTGCTACAATAATCTCCAGCACAAAGACCCGTATCTCCCTTAATAAGAGGATAAAGCCTGTTCCCACACCGATTTCTAGTGAGGGTATATCCGACTATCTGTATGAAATAAACGAAAGTCTGTATACCACCTACGAGCAAAGCGCATTGTACAGTGTCGGGCTTCATTCTTTCCGGGATCACCCCTATATGGTGTTTATCATCAATCCCTTCATCTACGACGGTAATCTGGGTCTGGAAGTAATTAAAACTGCCAGAATAAATGTGCAGATAGCAGGAAATACAGACCAGAAAGGCATCCTCCGCTCAGATCACATGAGCGATGTTTTCTTCAATCAGGTCTTGAATAAAGATAATGCCAAGTATTGGTTGAAAACCTACCGCACTGATGTTCAATACGCAGACTTTTCTCAATCCCCCTGGTGGGCAAAGATTGAAGTGGACAAGACCGGTATGTTCCGCATCAACAGATCTCAACTAAGTGACTTTCTTCTTGAAGACATTGATCCCCGTAGTTTCAGACTCTTCGGTACGACAGGGCAGTATCAAGACCAAACCGAGATTATGCCAGGAGACAGATTTTCCGAGATACCAATCCAAGTAGTAGGCGCAGATGATGGCAGTTTTGATGCTTCAGATTACATAGTATTCTATGGAGAGGATCGTACCGGATACGTGAAGAACTCCATTTTACAAACCTCCGATCAGAGCATCTATCATAATCCATACTCTCACAATGGTATATACTGGCTTAGTTTTGCCGGAAACTTCCCCAGTCCCCCTCTCCGAATCCAACAGGACGACGTCGTGTTCGCCTATAATGACAGCACCGATTATCACACGGCAAACGTACATATTGAACAAGAGTCCTACCGCCCCTCCATAACCGGATATACCTGGTATATGGCCAGAATGAATGGCAATACCACTATGGATTACTCTTTCGATATAGATCTTCCTGATCTGGATCCCAGTATTGATCAACAATTGATAATGCGTATGCGTCAGGATTCCGGAACGGGCGCCGTCACAAACCAGATTAGCGTATATGTGAATGGGAACTTGGTTCCCAGCTCTGAAACCAATACCAACGTACATACATGGTATGGTTCTACGATCTTCAAGTTCTCCAGATCAACCCAATACTTTGTAGCAGGAAGCAACACGATTACCATCAGAGTGATCAGAAACTCGTCGAACAACATCAATCTGGATTACTACAGCGTTAGCTACGCTCGCAAATTAATCAAAAAAAACGAGCAATATACAGTGAATGCAGTGGAAAACAATTTCATGCTGCCCGTGAAGTATATATTTAACGGATATGCCTCAGACATTACAGTTTACAAGGTAATGCCTGGCAACAATATCAGCAACATAAACATAATGCCGGAATCCGATTCGTTTCATTTTATTACACGCTCAAATGCCGACACCAAATTCTATGTATCCCGTCCTGCAGAACTCTATAGCCCTGCATCTATCACTGTGCTCGAGCCAAAGGATCTTACTGCTCCCAAGGATCCTGTGGAAAGCGTGATAGTAGTACCCGAAGAGTTCGCGGGGAAAGCAGAAGAACTAGCAGAGATGTATAGGCAAAACTGGGGCATGGCCACCAGAGTAGTACTTCAATCTGACATCATGAACCAATTCAATGGTGGTTATCCCGATCCCATGGCTATCCGGCAGTTCCTCCGGTATCTTTATCACAACCTTCCGGAACCCAAGATACGATCGCTCACTCTATTGGGAATGGGTACCATGGATTGGCGAAATTACTCCCGGGTCGCCGCTGGAAAAAACAAAGTGATGATATTCCAACATCCTACAAATTATATCACTTCGGACGACTATTTCGGCATGCTCACAAACCTGAATCACCCCGAAATTGCCATCGGGAGATACCCGGTAAGCACTTTGTCTGATTTGAACATCATGATGGAAAACTTCAGACGCTATACTCAAGAACCCAAACCGGGATTGTGGCGCAACAGCTTGCTTTTCCTTGCTGATGACAACGTAAACGGCACCAATACTATGGACTGGCAACATACCAGAGACATGCAGTCACTTTCCACGTTCATAAATCCCCAGGTATTGAACACCAAGATCTTTGCTGCTGAGTACGACACCGATGAGTTTTTGAACAAACCCCGGGTAAGGGACGAGATGTTTGAAGAGATCAATGAAGGCAAGTTGATCTGGTATTATATCGGTCACGGTTCTTTTGACACACTGGGTATGCAAAACTACTTTACGGGTTCTACAGACATAGGGAAATTCCGCAATCCGGATATGCTGCCCCTCTTTATCGCCGCATCCTGTGAGATAAGTGCATTCGACCATTGGTCTTACGAAAGCCTGGGCCAAAAAACTATTCTTGTCAATAATGGCGGCGCTATAGCGTCCGTTGCTGCTACCCGGAAGAGCTTCCCAGATCCAAACAATGATCTGATGGAACTCTTTATCCCAAATATGACAAATTCCCGGATGCCTCTGGGCACAGCGCTCACAGCCGCAAAAACCACTTATACGCAAAGCGTAAACAACGACGCCATGTATATAATTCTGGGGGATCCGAACCTATACACAGTACCCCCGCAAAGCATCCCTTCTATCAGACCAATATCTGGAGGAAAAGATAAAAATCTCTTTCACTCCCGCCAACATGCTAGTTTTTCCGGCCATATGAACGAAAAAGGCATTAGTGGAGAAGCCTTGTTTAAAGCTTACAATTCCGATTCAGAATATACCTTTGCCGGTATTGACATCAGTAAAAAGGGCAATCCCATTTTCAATGGTAGTGTAACAGTAAAAGAATCCAGTTTTCATGGTGGTTTCTGGGTTCCCGACGATGTCTTAAGCGGAAACAGTGGATTGGTACTCAGCTATCTCTGGGACAATGCCAGTAATACTGACTACATCAGTTATTATCACCCCCTCAATCTCTCTGATGAAGTACTGCCGGATTCCATGCCGAATGAAGCTCCGCCTGCGATTGACATATTCCTGGGATCTTACGACTTCCGTGCTGGTGATACCGTGAATACTTCCCCTGTACTCTATGCAAAAATTGCGGATAGCAATGGAATAAACGTAACCGGAAGTGCTGGTCACAACATCCTTTTGGTGATTGACAACTCATTGCAGCCATTAGTAGTAACCGGATATTTCACCTATGATGTTGATTCTGCTGTATCGGGTACGCTCACATTTCCAATGCCAACGCTGGACGAGGGACCTCACACAATCCAACTTATCGCTTTTGACAACTTCAATCTTCCCTCTGTAGCCACTACGCATTTCATCGCCAAAGATAGCGGCCCCATATCATTACAGAATCTGCTGATCTATCCCAATCCCATGAAGAAGGATGCCCACATCACTTTCATAATTTCCGAAAGCGCAGAAGTAACTGTGGAAATATTTACCATGAGCGGAAGACGCATTCGTCGCATTGAGACAACTGCCCAGCAAGGATTTAACAAAATCCCCTTTGATGGCAGAGACCAATTTAACGATAAATTGGCCAATAATACCTATTTCTTCCGTGTAAAGGCCAAAACGCAGGATGGCAAAAGCACTGAAGCTCGTGACCGCTTTGTGGTTTATAAATAA